A genomic stretch from Petrimonas mucosa includes:
- a CDS encoding BT_3987 domain-containing protein, with protein MDGKMKSLNIKKYFSVIICLLLLGVASCSDHRLDYISSPKLYLPKSGEVDLIIYKTGEPFVFKLGVTKSGIEDVAADAQLSIMSEAELAAYNSANNTNYKRLPDNCFNLNNSNVSFDKESKLEYFDILIRYDSIDQIADFDEENSADYVIPARLSDASLETNEEKLIAIIKPVLREPLIYFKSSETKVTIEAGKQAAYREDIDIQVDFDNYWDISVDLVVDPALADEYNASNGVNLPLLPAESYSITPSPAVIANGKKSVKVSIELNADLIDYDDFILPIVIDGTSKFSADTAKNVHYLYVSKPAMRFDRTGWTIVDFSSEEPSGEGANNGTAICVLDGNPATYWHSQWAGATGQLPHHFTIDMKKELLVTSVDLQRRPNQRDTQGGNFYISSDNVTFTYIGSFQMAEVDEPQTFKVTSTHGRYLKVEITESRRPPFANMSEVYVRGVE; from the coding sequence ATGGATGGTAAAATGAAGAGCCTCAATATAAAAAAATATTTCTCTGTAATAATTTGTCTATTATTACTGGGAGTTGCATCCTGTAGCGACCATAGACTGGATTACATATCATCGCCTAAACTCTATCTTCCTAAAAGTGGAGAAGTAGACCTGATCATTTACAAAACAGGCGAACCGTTTGTCTTTAAATTGGGCGTTACAAAATCGGGTATCGAAGATGTTGCAGCTGATGCGCAGTTGAGCATCATGAGTGAAGCGGAACTGGCTGCCTACAATAGTGCAAACAACACCAACTACAAGAGGTTGCCGGATAATTGCTTCAATTTGAATAATTCGAATGTAAGCTTTGACAAGGAGAGCAAATTGGAATATTTTGACATATTGATCCGATATGACTCGATTGACCAGATTGCAGATTTCGATGAAGAGAACAGTGCCGACTATGTGATTCCAGCAAGACTGTCTGATGCCTCACTCGAGACAAACGAGGAGAAGCTGATCGCCATCATTAAGCCGGTATTGAGAGAGCCGCTTATCTACTTCAAGTCGTCTGAAACGAAAGTGACGATTGAAGCTGGCAAGCAAGCAGCATACCGGGAGGATATCGATATTCAGGTAGATTTTGACAACTACTGGGATATATCGGTAGACCTGGTTGTGGATCCTGCACTTGCAGATGAGTATAATGCATCGAATGGTGTCAACCTGCCCCTATTACCTGCGGAGAGTTATTCCATCACTCCATCGCCTGCAGTCATCGCAAATGGAAAGAAATCGGTGAAGGTTTCCATCGAATTGAATGCCGACCTGATTGACTATGACGATTTTATATTGCCGATCGTAATTGATGGCACTTCAAAGTTCAGTGCAGATACTGCAAAGAATGTACATTACCTGTATGTTTCAAAACCTGCCATGCGTTTCGACAGGACAGGGTGGACCATTGTTGATTTTTCGTCAGAAGAGCCCTCGGGTGAGGGTGCCAACAACGGAACTGCAATATGTGTGCTTGATGGCAATCCCGCAACCTACTGGCATAGTCAGTGGGCTGGCGCTACAGGCCAGTTGCCGCACCACTTCACCATCGACATGAAAAAGGAGCTTCTGGTCACCTCAGTTGACTTGCAGAGAAGACCCAACCAGCGCGATACACAGGGTGGAAACTTCTATATCAGCTCCGATAATGTGACATTTACATACATTGGCTCTTTCCAGATGGCAGAAGTTGATGAACCTCAAACATTTAAAGTAACTTCTACTCATGGCAGGTATCTGAAAGTTGAAATAACGGAGAGCCGGCGGCCGCCATTTGCAAACATGAGCGAGGTTTATGTGAGAGGCGTTGAATGA
- a CDS encoding M60 family metallopeptidase produces MKLFKPAIALLLLVVSCFFVEGSPVTSDISNDMEVFANLTATALKPGVKRKHIRQMKNPVLKELASKIYSKKYQPGILLADYEAYLDPGILGEQLRIGDGFSKYEGITGVVLDKGLNYIFVGETYGNEISLVVPEWTRRAPEGIKPEQDPDGWGLHSETHKLKEGLNLVNLEKGGHAYIQYFTKDDPEKYPPITVHFPTGKVNGYFDITRGDTNTQFNRLLDNAISPIMDIRGKYIQVAFPVDSLKIFAYNKGVELINNFDTIAALQREFIGWKKEGISPKNHVLARINYHYYMFRDRDGVAYIDWAMRMVADPESIIKGDPCWGFSHELGHVLQMRPQLTWGGMTEVSNNILTLYSTTMLGNRSRLSVENRYKEAREEILDKGISYLSYPGENNGGNQYGGGVNTDVFHRLVPFWQLHLYFTQQGYPEFYPDLMIAMRKREPVAVGQRNKDYLNMLEFCRLACEVSQTDLTEFFERWGFFYVGKIEVNDYAKYSYDILEEEVAAVKKAIAEMNLPKPKVDITLLED; encoded by the coding sequence ATGAAGTTATTTAAACCAGCCATTGCCCTACTGCTTTTGGTAGTATCCTGTTTTTTTGTGGAGGGATCTCCTGTAACATCTGATATCTCCAACGACATGGAGGTTTTTGCCAATCTCACGGCAACTGCTTTAAAACCTGGTGTGAAAAGAAAACATATCAGGCAGATGAAGAATCCGGTTTTAAAGGAGCTGGCAAGTAAAATTTACAGTAAAAAATATCAACCGGGCATTCTATTGGCCGACTATGAGGCTTATCTGGATCCCGGAATTCTGGGAGAACAACTTAGAATTGGCGACGGGTTCAGTAAATATGAGGGGATTACAGGTGTGGTACTGGACAAGGGTTTGAATTACATATTTGTTGGCGAAACATATGGAAATGAGATATCCCTTGTTGTTCCGGAGTGGACAAGAAGAGCTCCTGAAGGCATCAAGCCCGAACAGGATCCAGACGGGTGGGGATTGCATAGTGAAACACACAAACTGAAGGAGGGGCTCAACCTGGTGAATTTGGAAAAGGGTGGACATGCCTATATCCAGTACTTCACAAAAGATGACCCTGAAAAATATCCCCCAATCACCGTACATTTTCCAACAGGAAAAGTCAATGGTTATTTCGATATCACGAGAGGCGATACAAACACCCAATTCAACAGACTGCTTGACAATGCCATCAGTCCGATTATGGATATCAGGGGAAAGTATATCCAGGTAGCCTTCCCGGTTGACAGTTTAAAGATATTTGCCTATAACAAGGGGGTAGAGCTGATCAACAACTTCGATACGATCGCTGCATTGCAAAGAGAATTCATTGGATGGAAGAAGGAGGGCATATCTCCCAAGAACCATGTACTTGCAAGGATAAACTACCACTACTACATGTTCCGTGACCGGGATGGGGTTGCCTATATTGATTGGGCAATGCGCATGGTTGCCGATCCTGAAAGCATCATCAAGGGCGATCCCTGCTGGGGTTTCAGCCATGAGCTGGGGCACGTATTGCAAATGCGGCCGCAACTTACCTGGGGCGGCATGACCGAGGTAAGCAACAATATACTTACTCTCTACTCAACCACCATGCTGGGTAACAGGAGTAGACTCTCCGTAGAGAACAGATATAAGGAGGCCAGGGAGGAGATTCTTGACAAGGGCATCTCTTATCTGTCATATCCCGGCGAGAACAATGGCGGAAACCAATATGGCGGAGGGGTAAATACCGATGTTTTCCATCGTCTTGTTCCCTTCTGGCAATTGCACCTCTACTTTACACAACAGGGATACCCGGAGTTTTATCCGGACCTGATGATTGCCATGAGAAAAAGAGAGCCAGTGGCTGTCGGACAAAGAAATAAGGACTATTTGAACATGCTTGAGTTTTGCCGCCTGGCCTGTGAGGTTTCACAGACCGATCTGACCGAGTTCTTCGAGCGATGGGGCTTTTTCTATGTCGGGAAAATTGAGGTGAACGACTATGCCAAATATAGTTATGATATTCTTGAAGAGGAGGTTGCTGCTGTTAAGAAAGCCATTGCCGAAATGAATCTTCCAAAACCCAAAGTGGATATCACCCTGCTGGAAGATTAA
- a CDS encoding M60 family metallopeptidase, producing MRSVRSILLCILCSSFIFSCSDKDDTPPFLTVKPERLHLASTASQAVVNISTNAVEWSATASPSASGWLTIQKREKDITVSVTENLDENTREGEITIKAGNLTEVVEVVQMGQTPVILVSSNSFTVSADGGMLTLEITSNTRYEMVIPQEAQSWITVLEGVRAAGMVKSEYELDIAWNSADVERKAEITIKQTDGNISEKVSIIQKAQEGYTGGSANDILDDIRVPVSSATASSFQPGEGIEKSVDGDYSTIYHSNWNNSAPDYFPITIDYHFQDQESIDYLIYHPRTSGWNGHFKEVEIWASTQSDPAFEKMMDFDFMGSGSATKVVFDAPVIEPKTIRFVVKSGAGDGQGFAACAEMEFYRFNPDNFNPLSIFTDMTCSELKPGITMKEIEQIPGNLFRNIALYLYNGTYPGEFRIQEYRAWPHPDAWARENKTSTLSLLDNPTGMTVAKDEDLVVFVGETGGYPISLKIQNLDLPGGDGYDNASYYPLSPGINKLKARNEGLIYLFYHTPDYETAPKIKVHFATGKVNGYYDSQKHGPEDWPRLLNQAVAKYFDVLGAYAHLTFPTQDFRQYAATNGPELIDSYDDLVRLEAEFMGLMKYNRPTVNRAYFHVMYHSYMYATSYRTAYHSGTTSAILSLNSLRAEPWGPAHELGHTFQTRPGFLWRGMTEVTNNLHSLYVQTQWGNISRIESENLDRFNNRYEKAYYNSFIQNIPHPGEEDVFCKLVSLWQLQLYFAEARGLVDVYKDLYEMVRISPNKATAGEQQLEFVKMMCEITETDLTGFFHKWGYLSPYDEIIDDYGTGRFLITQEQIDEVVAEIKAKNYAPLTEKLEYICDSNVDYFKNRWQVKEGTATANGTTIVMTGWENVVAYEVYQGDDLLFVSNKSKFTIDQKYNDSIVVYALSYDGNRTKVNF from the coding sequence ATGAGGTCAGTCAGATCTATTTTGCTATGCATACTGTGTAGCAGCTTCATTTTTTCCTGTTCAGACAAGGATGATACACCTCCTTTCCTGACGGTTAAGCCGGAAAGGCTTCATCTGGCATCCACAGCCTCCCAAGCTGTTGTCAACATATCAACCAATGCTGTTGAATGGAGTGCAACTGCAAGCCCTTCTGCCTCGGGCTGGCTGACAATTCAGAAAAGAGAAAAGGATATTACAGTGTCAGTTACGGAAAACCTGGATGAGAATACACGTGAAGGTGAAATAACCATTAAAGCCGGCAATCTCACAGAGGTTGTAGAGGTGGTGCAGATGGGCCAGACTCCTGTAATTCTGGTTTCATCCAACAGCTTCACTGTTTCGGCCGACGGAGGTATGCTAACTTTGGAAATCACATCAAACACCCGGTATGAGATGGTCATCCCTCAGGAGGCCCAATCATGGATAACAGTGCTGGAAGGGGTCCGTGCGGCAGGAATGGTAAAATCTGAGTATGAGTTGGATATTGCCTGGAATAGCGCGGATGTGGAGAGAAAGGCCGAAATCACCATCAAACAAACTGACGGGAACATTTCTGAAAAAGTGTCAATCATCCAGAAGGCACAAGAGGGTTATACCGGAGGATCGGCAAATGATATTCTGGATGATATCAGGGTGCCGGTAAGCAGTGCCACTGCCAGTTCATTCCAACCCGGAGAAGGTATCGAGAAGTCTGTTGATGGTGACTATTCCACAATTTATCATTCCAATTGGAACAACAGTGCGCCAGATTATTTCCCCATTACCATCGATTACCATTTTCAAGATCAGGAATCAATAGATTATCTGATTTATCATCCACGCACCAGCGGCTGGAATGGACATTTCAAGGAGGTTGAGATATGGGCTTCGACCCAGTCGGATCCTGCATTTGAAAAGATGATGGATTTCGACTTCATGGGGTCGGGTTCAGCCACAAAAGTGGTCTTTGATGCACCTGTCATTGAACCAAAAACCATCAGGTTTGTCGTTAAATCAGGAGCCGGAGACGGACAGGGCTTTGCGGCTTGTGCAGAGATGGAGTTTTACAGGTTCAATCCGGACAATTTCAATCCGCTCTCAATTTTCACCGACATGACCTGCTCGGAGTTGAAACCTGGCATAACCATGAAAGAGATAGAGCAAATTCCCGGTAATCTTTTCAGAAATATTGCTCTCTATCTGTATAATGGCACATATCCGGGAGAGTTCAGGATTCAGGAGTACAGAGCATGGCCGCACCCTGACGCATGGGCCAGGGAAAATAAAACATCTACCCTCAGCCTGCTTGATAATCCAACTGGCATGACTGTTGCCAAAGATGAAGATTTGGTTGTCTTTGTTGGTGAAACAGGTGGATATCCGATTAGCCTGAAGATTCAAAATCTTGATTTGCCGGGAGGGGATGGCTATGACAATGCCTCATATTACCCACTTTCGCCCGGAATCAATAAACTTAAGGCCAGAAACGAAGGCTTGATATATCTGTTCTATCACACACCAGATTATGAGACAGCACCAAAAATCAAAGTACATTTTGCAACAGGAAAGGTCAATGGTTATTACGATTCACAGAAGCATGGCCCCGAAGATTGGCCGCGCCTTCTGAATCAGGCTGTAGCCAAGTATTTTGATGTGTTGGGGGCATATGCGCATCTGACATTCCCAACGCAGGATTTCAGGCAGTATGCTGCCACCAATGGTCCTGAACTTATTGACTCATACGACGATCTTGTCAGACTGGAAGCCGAATTCATGGGGCTGATGAAATACAACCGTCCAACTGTCAACAGGGCTTACTTTCATGTCATGTACCACTCCTATATGTATGCCACATCATACAGAACAGCATACCATTCAGGCACAACAAGTGCAATACTCAGCCTCAACAGTTTAAGGGCAGAACCCTGGGGACCGGCCCATGAGCTGGGTCATACATTCCAGACCCGGCCCGGATTTTTGTGGCGTGGCATGACCGAGGTGACCAATAATCTTCATTCCCTATATGTGCAAACTCAATGGGGGAATATCTCCCGCATTGAGTCTGAGAATCTAGACCGTTTTAATAACAGGTACGAGAAGGCATATTATAACTCCTTCATTCAGAACATTCCACACCCGGGGGAGGAGGATGTATTTTGCAAGCTTGTCTCCCTGTGGCAATTACAGTTATACTTCGCAGAAGCAAGAGGGCTGGTTGATGTTTATAAGGATCTATATGAAATGGTGCGCATATCACCCAACAAGGCAACGGCAGGTGAGCAGCAACTTGAGTTTGTGAAGATGATGTGCGAAATTACAGAAACAGATCTGACCGGCTTCTTCCATAAGTGGGGCTATCTTTCTCCTTATGATGAGATCATTGATGACTATGGCACGGGACGCTTCCTGATTACTCAAGAGCAAATTGATGAGGTGGTAGCAGAGATAAAGGCAAAGAACTATGCTCCCTTGACTGAAAAGCTTGAGTATATATGCGACTCAAATGTCGATTACTTTAAAAACAGATGGCAGGTCAAGGAGGGAACTGCTACAGCAAATGGCACGACAATCGTAATGACCGGCTGGGAAAATGTGGTTGCATATGAGGTGTATCAGGGGGACGATCTTTTGTTTGTCTCCAATAAAAGCAAGTTTACGATAGACCAGAAATACAACGACAGTATTGTGGTCTATGCATTATCATATGACGGAAATAGAACCAAAGTGAATTTCTAA